Proteins encoded within one genomic window of Hahella chejuensis KCTC 2396:
- the tal gene encoding transaldolase → MKSLLNQLRDYTKVVADTGDLEAIRRFAPEDATTNPSLVLKAAQSGDYDALLRRSVALARRLNPQDEERAIETAQDNLVVAMAQRILDATPGKVSIEVSARYSYDVDATVTKARELRRLLSQAGAPVERVLIKIAATWEGAQAARILEREGVNCNLTLIFNLAQARACAEAGAFLVSPFVGRILDWYKRAQPDMDYAPEQEPGVLSVKDIYRYYRRYGYTTVVMGASFRNIGEIKALAGCDRLTISPALLEELAATQGTLLPSLCDDGVRAAPPEPLTEKEFRWLMNEDAMATEKLAEGIRGFYQDQLKLEAMIRDCLRAGD, encoded by the coding sequence ATGAAAAGCTTATTGAACCAATTACGCGATTATACCAAGGTCGTGGCCGATACCGGCGATCTGGAGGCGATTCGCCGCTTTGCGCCGGAAGACGCCACCACCAATCCCTCGCTGGTATTGAAAGCGGCGCAGTCCGGAGACTATGACGCCTTATTGCGGCGAAGCGTGGCGCTGGCGCGCAGACTCAATCCTCAGGACGAGGAAAGAGCCATTGAAACCGCCCAGGACAATCTGGTCGTGGCCATGGCGCAACGCATATTGGACGCGACGCCGGGCAAGGTCTCCATTGAGGTCAGCGCACGCTATTCCTACGATGTGGACGCCACTGTCACCAAGGCGCGGGAACTGCGGCGTCTATTGAGTCAGGCCGGCGCGCCAGTGGAAAGGGTGCTGATAAAAATCGCCGCCACCTGGGAAGGGGCTCAGGCCGCGCGTATTCTTGAGCGCGAAGGCGTCAACTGCAACCTGACGCTGATATTCAATTTGGCGCAGGCGCGGGCTTGCGCGGAAGCGGGGGCGTTTCTGGTATCGCCATTCGTCGGGCGCATTCTGGACTGGTACAAGCGGGCGCAGCCCGACATGGATTATGCGCCTGAGCAGGAGCCGGGCGTGCTGTCGGTGAAAGACATCTATCGCTATTACCGGCGTTATGGATATACCACTGTGGTGATGGGCGCCAGTTTTCGCAATATAGGAGAAATTAAAGCCCTGGCGGGCTGTGATCGCCTCACCATCAGCCCGGCGTTGTTGGAGGAATTGGCGGCGACCCAGGGGACTCTGCTGCCGTCCTTGTGCGACGACGGCGTACGCGCTGCGCCGCCAGAACCCTTGACGGAAAAAGAGTTCCGCTGGCTGATGAACGAAGACGCCATGGCGACGGAAAAACTGGCGGAAGGCATTCGTGGGTTTTACCAGGATCAACTCAAGCTGGAAGCCATGATTCGCGACTGCCTGCGCGCGGGAGATTAA
- a CDS encoding cytochrome-c peroxidase: MLRIKHIAAGVLAALSSVALAASDVYQFTNADRDFIARFSLSALPELPAAPSNKYADNEEAAELGRKLFFDRSLSGNGQISCAQCHNPQLYFTDGLPQSQAIGTTRRSAPSIPGAIYGPWQFWDGRSDSLWAQALSPVEDQNEHGLDRTSAAKIMATEYREEYVKLFGDANDLDAVSGLTLPASPKVAGVAEKNWSQLSAAQQEAVNRVFANMGKAIMAYERKLELPPARFDQFIALLDEKAGEEKLKSVMNEDEIKGMRLFMGKANCASCHNGPLFTNFEFHNIGAPEPDVKMVDMGRYQGVTELTQNEFTCLSPWSDAELEQCEEMAFLKKQGPELVGAFKTPSLRNIAATAPYMQAGQFATLMDVAQHYNKPKPPYYDREQHPSRPHFDIIPLGLTEEELAQLVAFLGSLTSPLPKDDKWWRDPHLEANGDANELASTNQ, translated from the coding sequence ATGTTGAGGATCAAACATATCGCAGCAGGCGTACTGGCGGCGCTATCCAGCGTCGCGTTGGCCGCCTCGGACGTCTACCAGTTCACCAATGCGGACCGGGATTTCATCGCCAGATTTTCCCTGTCCGCCCTCCCCGAACTACCTGCCGCGCCCAGCAATAAGTATGCGGACAACGAAGAAGCCGCTGAGCTGGGCCGCAAGCTTTTCTTTGATCGCAGCCTGAGCGGCAATGGTCAGATATCCTGTGCGCAATGCCACAATCCACAGCTTTATTTTACCGATGGCCTGCCGCAGTCTCAGGCGATTGGAACGACGCGCCGCAGCGCGCCGTCTATTCCTGGCGCCATTTACGGTCCCTGGCAATTCTGGGACGGTCGCTCCGACAGCCTGTGGGCGCAGGCGCTGTCGCCTGTGGAAGATCAGAACGAACACGGTCTTGACCGCACCAGCGCCGCCAAAATCATGGCGACGGAGTATCGCGAGGAGTACGTCAAACTGTTTGGCGACGCCAACGATCTGGACGCAGTTTCCGGACTCACGCTACCCGCCAGCCCTAAGGTCGCCGGCGTAGCGGAAAAGAACTGGTCGCAACTCAGCGCCGCCCAGCAGGAAGCGGTCAACCGCGTGTTCGCCAATATGGGCAAGGCCATCATGGCCTATGAACGCAAGCTTGAACTGCCTCCCGCCCGCTTCGACCAGTTCATTGCATTGCTGGATGAAAAAGCCGGCGAAGAGAAGCTGAAATCCGTCATGAACGAGGATGAAATCAAAGGCATGCGCCTGTTTATGGGCAAGGCCAACTGCGCCAGTTGCCATAACGGCCCTTTGTTCACCAACTTCGAGTTCCACAATATCGGCGCGCCTGAGCCTGACGTGAAAATGGTCGACATGGGCCGCTATCAGGGCGTCACCGAGCTCACCCAGAATGAGTTCACATGCCTGTCCCCCTGGAGCGATGCGGAACTGGAACAGTGTGAGGAAATGGCGTTTCTGAAGAAGCAAGGGCCTGAACTGGTGGGCGCGTTCAAAACACCCAGTTTACGCAATATCGCCGCCACAGCCCCCTATATGCAGGCGGGACAGTTCGCCACCTTGATGGACGTGGCGCAACACTATAACAAACCCAAACCGCCCTACTACGACCGCGAACAACACCCCAGCCGCCCGCACTTTGACATCATTCCACTGGGATTGACGGAAGAAGAACTGGCGCAACTGGTGGCGTTTCTGGGATCGTTGACGTCACCCTTGCCCAAGGACGACAAATGGTGGCGGGACCCGCATCTGGAGGCGAATGGAGACGCCAACGAACTGGCCTCCACCAATCAATAG
- a CDS encoding FixH family protein, with product MKHIAKVFLLLTLIPGVTVADDKTQPPAPETETPNLSMQVASRLLTEAKELELSSVNVLRNASHIRKQVSEMRVVERSLKDKKQKESYGQSIDTLNGQLELWQKQGADLRASSANLKNYALALIEEGFILQWSDWVKLTGPMRLESSQNQMLAHNTQIRSVHPSMLNRMTSTPETVQPDSMSLEVPAMTGQQAPADLDIRTFQASRDLNFFAHIEPLTKGSPEPLTPLNEIHKWNFLLSDMNGDPITDAKIEFSGHMPGHVHGLPTQPRITAESAPGVYLVDGVKFQMAGWWVIQFDVTANGKSDTIVFNLVL from the coding sequence ATGAAACACATTGCCAAAGTTTTTTTGTTGCTCACTCTGATTCCGGGAGTCACCGTCGCTGACGACAAAACGCAGCCTCCCGCGCCAGAAACTGAAACGCCCAATCTTTCCATGCAGGTCGCCAGTCGCCTGCTCACAGAAGCCAAAGAGCTGGAGCTAAGCTCCGTCAACGTCCTTCGCAACGCCAGCCATATCCGTAAACAGGTCAGTGAAATGCGGGTGGTGGAACGCTCCCTGAAGGACAAGAAACAGAAAGAGTCCTACGGCCAGTCTATCGATACCCTCAACGGTCAACTGGAACTCTGGCAAAAACAGGGCGCCGATCTGCGCGCCAGCAGCGCCAACCTGAAGAATTACGCCCTGGCGCTTATCGAGGAAGGTTTCATCCTCCAATGGAGCGACTGGGTGAAACTAACCGGCCCGATGCGGCTGGAATCGTCACAAAACCAGATGCTCGCTCATAACACCCAGATCCGCAGCGTACACCCGTCCATGCTGAACCGCATGACCTCAACGCCGGAAACCGTCCAGCCTGACTCCATGAGCCTGGAAGTGCCGGCGATGACGGGCCAGCAGGCGCCGGCGGACCTGGATATTCGTACTTTTCAGGCGTCTCGGGACCTGAATTTTTTCGCCCATATTGAACCGCTGACGAAAGGGTCGCCGGAACCGCTGACGCCCTTGAACGAGATCCATAAGTGGAACTTTCTGCTGTCTGACATGAACGGAGACCCCATCACCGACGCCAAGATTGAATTTTCCGGTCACATGCCCGGCCACGTGCATGGTCTGCCGACACAGCCCCGCATCACCGCCGAAAGCGCGCCCGGAGTCTACCTGGTGGACGGAGTGAAGTTCCAGATGGCGGGCTGGTGGGTCATCCAGTTTGATGTGACCGCTAACGGCAAGTCCGACACTATCGTATTCAATCTCGTTCTCTAG
- a CDS encoding choice-of-anchor B family protein — protein MKNLPLKAVAATSALLLSSHSWGHSAMFPDGFKYDNSNEGAPSPMMSAMMADEGSANVASFTASTQCQDGDAAGYPCKNVDLMSFLPKGDMGGGSANLNDIWGYTDPQTGKEIAIVGRENGTSFVDVTDAENPVYLGFLPSHNNGSDSWRDIKTYNDHAFIVADGSGNRTHGLQVFDLTTLRNVTPGSTLTETTHLGGFGNAHNIAINEETGYAYIVGSNQCSGGLYMVDVSNPSAPSYAGCFSADGYTHDTQCVVYNGPDSRYFGKEICVGYNEDTITIIDVSNKSNPQQISRTPYQGSQYTHQGWFIDDNHSVLIMNDELDEQNSGINTTSYIWDVSDLEHPVELGRYVGPTEAIDHNLYTKDGYVFETNYRAGLRILNADDITNGNLEEVAYFDTIPGSNAAQFSGTWSNYAYFASGNIILSDIGNGLFTVKPDWDAIENPDPDPDPDPSDYCEASGNNASEEWIGKVEIGDFANASGSSKYSDFTDMTVALASGDTDLTLTPSFSGSSYKEYWKIWVDLNGDGDFEDSGEEVFSSGSATSSVVTGSLSIPAAAAEGKTRMRVAMRYNAAPIPCGTFNYGEVEDYTVEIGGGGEPPTEPDSYENTTPFAIPDNNGTGVSSPIDVTRTGASGTVSVTVDITHTYKGDLVVDLLHPDGTVFNLHNRTGGSADNIQQTFSVDIGAKDSAGQWKLRVKDLARRDTGTLNSWGVKF, from the coding sequence ATGAAAAATCTTCCTTTAAAAGCTGTAGCGGCGACTAGCGCTCTCTTGCTCTCTTCCCATTCCTGGGGGCACAGCGCAATGTTTCCTGACGGCTTTAAGTACGACAATTCGAATGAAGGCGCGCCGAGCCCGATGATGAGTGCGATGATGGCCGATGAGGGGTCGGCGAACGTCGCAAGCTTCACCGCAAGCACACAATGCCAAGATGGCGACGCCGCAGGCTACCCCTGCAAAAACGTCGATCTGATGTCATTTTTGCCGAAAGGCGATATGGGCGGCGGCTCCGCCAACCTGAACGATATCTGGGGTTACACCGACCCGCAGACCGGCAAGGAAATCGCTATTGTCGGTCGTGAGAACGGCACCTCCTTCGTTGACGTGACAGACGCGGAAAACCCGGTTTATCTGGGCTTCCTGCCTTCACACAACAACGGTTCCGACTCCTGGCGGGATATCAAGACCTACAATGACCATGCGTTCATCGTCGCTGACGGCAGCGGCAACCGCACCCATGGCCTGCAGGTTTTCGACCTGACCACCCTGCGTAACGTGACGCCAGGCTCCACCCTGACGGAAACGACGCATTTGGGCGGTTTCGGCAACGCGCACAACATCGCCATTAACGAAGAAACCGGTTACGCCTACATCGTGGGCAGCAACCAGTGTAGCGGCGGTTTGTACATGGTGGACGTCTCCAACCCCAGCGCGCCTTCCTACGCTGGCTGCTTCTCCGCCGACGGTTATACCCACGACACTCAGTGCGTGGTGTACAACGGTCCGGATTCGCGCTACTTCGGCAAGGAAATCTGCGTTGGCTACAACGAAGACACCATCACCATCATTGATGTGTCCAACAAGAGCAACCCTCAGCAAATCTCGCGGACGCCCTATCAAGGCTCGCAGTATACGCACCAGGGCTGGTTCATTGACGACAACCACTCTGTGTTGATCATGAACGATGAGTTGGATGAGCAGAACTCCGGCATCAACACCACTTCCTATATCTGGGACGTAAGCGATCTGGAGCATCCGGTTGAACTGGGACGCTACGTTGGTCCAACCGAAGCGATCGACCACAACCTCTACACCAAAGACGGTTATGTGTTCGAAACCAACTATCGCGCAGGTCTGCGCATCCTTAACGCAGACGACATTACCAACGGCAACCTGGAGGAGGTGGCGTACTTCGACACCATCCCAGGCTCCAACGCAGCGCAGTTCTCCGGCACCTGGAGTAACTACGCCTACTTCGCCAGCGGCAATATCATCCTGAGCGACATCGGTAACGGCCTGTTCACGGTTAAACCGGATTGGGACGCCATCGAAAACCCCGATCCGGACCCCGATCCAGATCCCAGCGACTACTGTGAAGCCTCTGGTAACAACGCCAGCGAAGAGTGGATCGGTAAAGTGGAAATCGGCGATTTCGCCAATGCTTCCGGTTCGTCCAAGTATAGCGATTTCACTGATATGACCGTTGCGCTGGCTTCCGGCGACACCGACCTCACGTTGACTCCGTCTTTCAGCGGCAGCTCTTATAAAGAGTACTGGAAAATCTGGGTTGACCTGAACGGCGACGGCGACTTCGAAGACAGCGGCGAAGAAGTGTTCAGTTCCGGCAGCGCCACCTCGTCCGTGGTGACCGGCTCCCTGAGCATTCCTGCAGCAGCGGCTGAAGGCAAAACCCGTATGCGCGTGGCCATGCGTTACAACGCAGCGCCCATCCCTTGCGGAACCTTCAACTATGGCGAAGTGGAAGACTACACCGTGGAGATCGGCGGTGGCGGCGAGCCGCCTACTGAGCCGGACAGCTACGAGAACACCACTCCGTTCGCTATTCCGGATAACAACGGAACCGGCGTCAGCAGCCCGATCGACGTGACCCGCACTGGCGCCTCCGGCACAGTCAGCGTCACCGTGGACATCACCCACACCTATAAAGGCGACCTGGTGGTGGACCTGCTGCATCCGGACGGAACCGTGTTCAACCTGCATAACCGCACTGGCGGCTCCGCTGACAACATCCAGCAGACCTTTAGCGTCGACATCGGCGCCAAAGACTCCGCCGGACAATGGAAGCTTCGGGTCAAAGACCTGGCCAGACGCGACACCGGTACGCTGAATAGTTGGGGCGTCAAGTTCTAA
- a CDS encoding M4 family metallopeptidase, which produces MSDRHFKLNALIVGLTLASAHTMAAERVDLRTYQSAGFAASGSSMASLSNDAALGLLGENGLVKLSSRTEANGRTYERLQQTYQGLKVFGEHIIMVRDANDEVVHMNGGLIQGIQADLDNGFVPGANPTISDKEALNIAKNNSGFTFVNAPQFRNESSELMIYFDQESEQAKLVYVVNYFSEATKGAPDPKRPFFIIDAHSGDVIKTWDGLAHQEATGPGGNEKTGKYEYGSDYPTFEVDSQCRMTTANVETINLNHRTSGGTIHQFTCPRNTVKEINGAYSPLNDAHFFGIEVFKMYSEWFDTSPLNTKLKLRVHYSNGYENAFWDGSQMTFGDGASYFYPLVDINVVAHEVSHGFTEFNSGLVYERQPGGMNEAFSDMAGEAAEFFMHGENDFYVGAAIMKNGDGLRYMDNPPRDGSSIGHASDYYDGLDVHYSSGVYNKAFYLLATTSGWDTKKAFEVFVRANQTYWTPNSNFNDGACGVESAAEDKGYSKADVTAAFDQVGVSCDGTDPGDQVITMEKATPIEGISGNQGSMKYYKLSVPAGATDLVFTMSGGSGDADMYVKFGSKPSTSSYDCRPYKNGNDEVCAFEAPSEGDYYVMLRGYSSYSGVTLVGDFNGDTDPGGGEFENTDDYQIPDNDANGVSSPIEVKEIGAADSVEVSVNIVHTYIGDLVVQLVGPDGSVQTLHNRSGGSADNLNKTYTVNVGGKNVDGTWELKVTDRARRDVGYIDSWKMVF; this is translated from the coding sequence ATGTCTGATCGACACTTTAAGCTTAATGCCTTGATAGTAGGCCTTACGCTCGCTTCCGCTCACACAATGGCGGCGGAGCGCGTAGATCTCCGCACTTACCAAAGCGCGGGATTCGCAGCGTCTGGCTCATCTATGGCTTCCCTGAGCAACGATGCTGCTTTGGGACTGTTAGGGGAGAATGGCCTAGTCAAGCTTTCGAGCCGAACCGAAGCTAACGGCCGCACCTATGAAAGACTGCAGCAAACCTATCAAGGACTGAAGGTTTTCGGCGAGCACATCATCATGGTGCGCGATGCGAACGACGAAGTGGTCCACATGAACGGCGGCCTGATTCAGGGCATCCAGGCGGATCTGGACAATGGTTTCGTACCCGGAGCCAATCCCACCATTTCCGACAAGGAAGCACTGAACATTGCGAAAAACAACAGCGGATTCACCTTCGTGAATGCGCCGCAATTTCGCAATGAGTCCTCCGAGCTGATGATCTACTTCGACCAGGAGTCCGAACAGGCGAAACTGGTCTACGTCGTCAACTATTTCTCCGAAGCGACCAAAGGCGCGCCTGATCCCAAGCGTCCTTTCTTCATCATCGACGCTCATAGCGGCGACGTGATCAAGACCTGGGACGGACTGGCGCATCAAGAAGCCACTGGTCCCGGAGGCAACGAAAAAACCGGAAAATACGAGTACGGCTCCGACTACCCCACTTTCGAAGTGGATTCCCAATGTCGTATGACCACCGCCAATGTGGAAACGATCAACCTGAATCACCGTACTTCCGGTGGCACTATCCACCAGTTCACTTGCCCGAGAAACACCGTCAAGGAAATCAACGGCGCTTATTCTCCACTCAACGACGCCCACTTCTTCGGTATCGAAGTGTTCAAAATGTACAGCGAGTGGTTCGACACCTCCCCGCTCAACACCAAGCTGAAACTGCGCGTGCACTACAGCAACGGCTATGAGAACGCATTCTGGGACGGCAGCCAAATGACCTTCGGGGACGGCGCCAGCTACTTCTACCCGCTGGTTGACATCAACGTGGTCGCACACGAAGTCTCTCACGGCTTCACTGAGTTCAACTCCGGTCTGGTCTATGAAAGACAGCCTGGCGGCATGAACGAAGCGTTCTCCGACATGGCGGGCGAAGCGGCTGAGTTCTTCATGCACGGCGAAAACGACTTCTACGTCGGCGCCGCCATCATGAAAAACGGCGACGGTCTGCGTTACATGGACAACCCTCCCCGTGACGGCAGCTCCATCGGCCACGCCAGCGACTACTATGACGGCCTGGACGTGCACTACAGCAGCGGCGTTTACAACAAAGCCTTCTATCTGCTGGCCACCACCAGCGGCTGGGACACCAAGAAAGCCTTTGAAGTATTCGTACGCGCCAACCAGACCTACTGGACGCCAAACTCCAACTTCAACGACGGCGCTTGCGGCGTTGAGTCCGCTGCGGAAGACAAAGGCTACAGCAAAGCCGACGTCACCGCTGCGTTCGATCAGGTCGGCGTAAGCTGCGACGGCACTGATCCTGGCGACCAGGTCATCACCATGGAGAAGGCGACGCCCATCGAAGGCATCTCCGGCAACCAGGGTTCAATGAAGTACTACAAACTGAGCGTACCAGCTGGCGCTACCGATCTGGTCTTCACCATGAGCGGCGGCAGCGGCGACGCTGACATGTACGTCAAATTCGGCTCCAAGCCAAGCACCTCAAGCTATGATTGCCGCCCATACAAAAACGGCAACGATGAAGTGTGCGCCTTCGAGGCTCCAAGCGAAGGCGACTACTATGTCATGCTGCGCGGCTACTCCAGCTACTCCGGCGTCACCCTGGTCGGCGACTTTAATGGCGACACCGATCCTGGCGGCGGCGAGTTCGAAAACACGGATGACTATCAGATTCCGGACAACGACGCCAACGGCGTTTCCAGCCCGATCGAAGTGAAAGAAATCGGCGCAGCCGACTCCGTTGAAGTGTCTGTGAACATCGTTCACACCTACATCGGCGACCTGGTTGTTCAGCTGGTCGGTCCAGACGGTAGCGTTCAGACTCTGCATAACCGTTCCGGCGGCAGCGCAGACAACCTGAATAAAACCTACACCGTAAACGTAGGCGGCAAAAACGTTGACGGAACCTGGGAGTTGAAAGTCACTGACCGCGCAAGACGCGACGTTGGCTACATCGACAGCTGGAAAATGGTGTTCTAA
- a CDS encoding 2Fe-2S iron-sulfur cluster-binding protein, with the protein MGTINVKDLQGAEVKVQAVEGYSLMELLRDNGFEMAAICGGACICGTCHVYVRGENARHLPEPAYDEAELLETKPDYIEGVSRLACQINYAEELDGLTLELTEDN; encoded by the coding sequence ATGGGAACGATAAACGTGAAGGATTTGCAAGGCGCGGAAGTAAAAGTCCAGGCGGTCGAGGGATACTCTCTCATGGAGCTGTTGCGTGACAATGGCTTTGAAATGGCCGCCATTTGTGGAGGAGCCTGCATTTGCGGCACCTGTCATGTTTATGTGCGCGGGGAGAACGCGCGCCACTTACCTGAACCTGCTTATGATGAAGCCGAACTGCTGGAAACCAAGCCTGATTACATCGAAGGAGTATCGCGGCTGGCGTGTCAGATAAATTATGCGGAAGAGTTGGATGGTCTGACGTTGGAGTTAACGGAAGATAACTGA
- a CDS encoding LysR family transcriptional regulator: protein MDLNSMCIFTKVAETKSITSASQMLGISKQTISRKIIQLEESLGVCLIRRTTRNFELTTAGQAYFQYCTCIVQQAEEANAMVKSLQSTPVGEIKVSMPLAFNNNNAMSKLFTNFLKKTPQVKIDIHLSNRRTCLISEGIDMAFRLGPLVDSTMIARGLGVLTFTYVASPEYVEMNGLPDTPNDVINHTIIAMHDCKLLDDFRINEKIGDRVQINDFSLAKQMAMDGFGIAVLPVFMCVDEIREGILTPIQKECFQPTRHLNLVYTQSRHQPAHVRKFINHVVEETRPIPPWEIYVDDVFPSHTMISPHKSVDREPLLMQK, encoded by the coding sequence ATGGATCTTAACAGTATGTGTATTTTTACCAAGGTCGCGGAAACGAAGAGCATTACTTCCGCAAGTCAGATGCTTGGTATAAGTAAACAAACCATCAGTCGTAAAATTATTCAATTGGAGGAATCTTTAGGCGTTTGCCTGATAAGGAGAACCACTCGTAACTTTGAATTGACCACCGCCGGTCAGGCTTATTTCCAGTATTGCACCTGTATAGTGCAGCAAGCGGAGGAGGCCAATGCAATGGTCAAATCCCTGCAAAGCACTCCTGTAGGTGAGATCAAAGTCAGTATGCCTCTGGCGTTTAATAACAATAACGCCATGTCGAAATTGTTCACCAATTTCCTCAAGAAAACCCCGCAGGTAAAAATCGATATTCATCTCAGTAACCGCCGCACCTGTCTTATCAGTGAAGGAATAGACATGGCGTTCCGGCTGGGGCCGTTGGTGGATTCGACCATGATTGCGCGCGGACTTGGCGTATTGACCTTTACCTACGTGGCGAGCCCCGAGTATGTGGAAATGAACGGTCTGCCCGACACGCCCAACGACGTCATCAATCACACCATCATCGCTATGCATGACTGCAAGCTTCTGGATGATTTCCGGATCAATGAAAAAATCGGCGACCGCGTGCAGATAAATGACTTCTCATTGGCGAAGCAAATGGCGATGGACGGCTTCGGTATTGCGGTGCTGCCTGTGTTTATGTGCGTGGATGAAATCAGAGAAGGCATTCTGACCCCCATTCAGAAAGAATGCTTCCAACCCACGCGGCATTTAAACCTGGTGTACACCCAATCCCGTCACCAACCCGCTCACGTCAGGAAGTTCATTAACCACGTTGTAGAGGAAACCCGCCCAATCCCCCCCTGGGAAATATACGTCGACGATGTTTTCCCCTCCCATACCATGATCTCCCCGCATAAGAGCGTCGACAGAGAACCGTTGCTGATGCAGAAATAG
- a CDS encoding DMT family transporter: MTVERARIGQGIAMGVLAALIWGIWPVISRLGVQQTLTAYDVAAIRFIVAGVIFLPWVIKSGLGGLTWRQALILTTGAGAPYVLISVGGLTLAPASHGGVIISGCSFLFATLGSVLLLGDRPTSQRWIGFVLIALGILSIGYRSITSSSAALADAWIGDLIFVLSGFLWASYTLNSKRYNVPPVMGAAVVSVLSMLLYVPAWLAFGEPHIFQASAQELIVQGVFQGVLAAAIALVCYTKSISILGAAQAAVFTSLAPGLAVLFGDLILGETPSSAEYIGVSLVILGLLTSLGLFNWRRASGAVATDS, translated from the coding sequence GTGACTGTTGAGCGGGCTCGTATTGGACAAGGCATCGCCATGGGCGTCCTGGCGGCATTGATTTGGGGTATCTGGCCGGTTATTTCCCGCCTGGGCGTACAGCAGACTTTAACCGCCTACGATGTGGCCGCCATTCGCTTTATCGTGGCTGGCGTGATTTTTCTACCCTGGGTCATCAAGTCGGGTTTGGGAGGTCTGACCTGGAGACAGGCGCTGATTCTCACTACCGGGGCCGGCGCGCCCTATGTTCTGATCAGCGTTGGCGGTCTCACTCTGGCGCCCGCCAGCCATGGCGGCGTCATTATTTCCGGTTGCTCCTTTTTGTTCGCCACATTGGGCAGCGTCCTGCTTTTGGGCGATCGTCCCACTTCCCAGCGCTGGATCGGCTTCGTGTTGATTGCCTTGGGCATCCTGAGCATTGGCTATCGAAGCATCACCTCATCATCGGCAGCGTTGGCGGACGCCTGGATTGGCGACTTGATATTCGTACTCTCCGGCTTCCTGTGGGCGTCCTATACATTAAACAGCAAACGCTACAATGTGCCGCCGGTGATGGGCGCCGCCGTGGTGTCCGTACTATCCATGCTGCTCTACGTTCCTGCCTGGTTGGCTTTTGGCGAGCCCCATATTTTTCAGGCCAGCGCCCAGGAGCTGATAGTTCAGGGCGTATTCCAGGGCGTTCTCGCCGCCGCTATCGCCTTGGTGTGCTACACAAAATCCATCTCCATTCTGGGCGCCGCGCAAGCCGCCGTCTTCACCTCTCTGGCGCCAGGTCTGGCGGTGCTGTTCGGCGACCTGATCCTCGGCGAAACGCCAAGCTCCGCCGAGTATATCGGCGTCTCACTTGTTATATTGGGGCTATTGACGTCTTTGGGGTTGTTCAATTGGCGGAGAGCGTCCGGGGCTGTCGCGACCGACTCCTAA
- a CDS encoding Lrp/AsnC family transcriptional regulator, protein MNALDSFDVALLKALQEDCQQTSQQLAEKIGLSPTAIQRRIKRLREQGIIHKEVAILNSQLLGNRMTVIIQVILEKGGPRIVDAFKRRIIKFPEVQQCYYVAGEFDFVLIVNVANITEYDLLTRKLFPDDMKISKFYTIIAIEAVKADLSLPL, encoded by the coding sequence ATGAACGCGCTTGACTCGTTTGACGTCGCATTGCTAAAAGCATTGCAGGAAGACTGCCAGCAAACCTCCCAACAACTGGCGGAGAAGATCGGTCTATCGCCCACGGCGATCCAGCGTCGCATCAAAAGATTGAGAGAGCAGGGGATTATTCACAAGGAAGTGGCGATTCTGAACTCGCAACTGCTGGGTAACAGAATGACCGTGATCATTCAGGTAATTCTGGAAAAAGGCGGACCGCGAATCGTCGACGCCTTCAAGCGCCGAATCATCAAATTCCCCGAAGTCCAGCAATGCTATTACGTAGCAGGAGAATTCGACTTCGTACTAATCGTCAACGTAGCCAACATCACCGAATACGACCTACTCACCCGAAAACTGTTCCCAGATGATATGAAGATCAGTAAGTTCTATACCATTATCGCCATCGAAGCGGTAAAAGCCGACTTGAGTTTGCCGTTGTGA